The bacterium genome segment TCCCCGCGTCGGCGTACTCCATCGCCAGCGGAAGCCCGACGTACCCCATGCCGACGATCGCCGCGGTGAAGTTCTTCGCCTTGATGCGGGACAGCAGACCTTTCTCGTTCCGGGTGCCGGTCATGTTTCTCGCGATCCCTCCCTCGTGTCCGTATCGGAACGGTTCCGGAAAAATATCAGGCGGATTTCAGTTTCTTCAGCTCCGTGATCATCTCGGGCACCGCCTTGAAGAGGTCGGCCACCAGCCCGTAATCCGCCACCTGGAAGATCGGGGCCTCCTCGTCCTTGTTGATCGCCACGATGACCTTGCTGTCCTTCATCCCCGCCAGGTGCTGGATCGCTCCGCTGATCCCCAGCGCGATGTAAAGCTCCGGGGCCACGATCTTCCCGGTCTGGCCCACCTGCCAGTCGTTGGGCGCCCACCCCGCGTCCACCGCCGCTCGCGACGCGCCGATCGCCGCGTTCAGCTGGTCCGAAAGCTCCTCGACCAGCTTGAAGTTCTCCTGCGACTTGATGCCGCGCCCCGCGGAGACGATCACCCGCGCCTCGGTCAGCTCCGGCCGCTCCGATTTCGTCTCCTGCCGCGAGACGAACGCCGTCCCCCCCGCCTCCGCCGTGACCGCCACCTTCTCCACGGGCGCCTTGGCCCCCTCCATCGCCGCGGGGTCGAACGCCGTCTGCCGCACCGTGAACAGGAGCGGGCTCCCCGAAAGC includes the following:
- a CDS encoding electron transfer flavoprotein subunit alpha/FixB family protein, whose product is MADILVVVEHQDGVFKKNTLSVVSAAKVLAGLSGGEVDALVLGGDGVAAVADVAAGTGVRKVLLGEGAAFAKYLAVTYAGAVAQVLKEKGYGVVFAPASTFGKDFMPRLSGLLDAPLASDIVGLEKEGEALRVKRPMYAGNAIGTVELSGSPLLFTVRQTAFDPAAMEGAKAPVEKVAVTAEAGGTAFVSRQETKSERPELTEARVIVSAGRGIKSQENFKLVEELSDQLNAAIGASRAAVDAGWAPNDWQVGQTGKIVAPELYIALGISGAIQHLAGMKDSKVIVAINKDEEAPIFQVADYGLVADLFKAVPEMITELKKLKSA